A region of Streptomyces cinnamoneus DNA encodes the following proteins:
- the pheT gene encoding phenylalanine--tRNA ligase subunit beta: MRAPLSWLREYVDLPAGETGRDVQAKLVAAGLEVERVERLGSDLTGPLVVGKVLTIEELEGFRKPIRFCTVDVGQANGTGEPQEIVCGARNFVVGDKVVVALPGAVLPGDFAIAERKTYGRMSRGMICSGDELGMGDDGTHGIIVLPPEHEVGTDAVALLELVDDVLDIAVTPDRGYCLSMRGIAREAATAYGLPLRDPALLDVPAPNGYGYPVQVADPTGCDRFTARTVTGLDPEARSPIWLQRRLQKAGMRPVSLTVDVTNYVMLELGQPLHAYDRARLDGAIGVRRARAGEKLTTLDGTKRVLDAEDLVITDERGPIGLAGVMGGAETEIAGPADGQGSTEVVIEAAHFDPVAIARAARRHKLSSEASKRFERGVDPQAASAAAQRTVDLLVLLAGGTAEAGVTEIVAPSGPRTISLHANHPDRVAGVEYGRETVVRRLQEVGCDVYGQDELIVTVPSWRPDLTDPNDLAEEVIRLEGYENLPSTLPQPPAGRGLTRRQRLHRRVGRALAGSGYVEALNYPFLGDWALDHLGLEADDPRRATVTLVNPLSDAEPALRTTLLPGLFAALRRNDGRGEHDLALFETGLVFRRSGDEPTPVRLPVDRRPTDEEIAALDAALPQQPRHAAVVLAGAREQAGWWGKGRPSTWADAVEAGRVVAREAGVELIVRQDQQAPFHPGRCAALLAVVDGEEVLVGNAGELHPRVTKAFGLPERTCAMEIILDRLERAGTPVVEAPHVSAFPVATQDVALVVDASVAAVDVEAALRDGAGELLESLRLFDVFTGTQLGEGKKSLAYALRFRADDRTLTAEEASAARDAAVAKAVERTGAVLRGA, encoded by the coding sequence ATGCGCGCCCCGCTTTCCTGGCTGCGGGAATACGTCGACCTGCCGGCCGGCGAGACCGGCCGCGACGTGCAGGCCAAGCTCGTCGCCGCCGGCCTTGAGGTCGAGCGCGTCGAGCGGCTCGGCAGCGACCTGACCGGTCCCCTGGTCGTCGGCAAGGTCCTCACCATCGAGGAGCTCGAGGGCTTCCGCAAGCCGATCCGCTTCTGCACCGTCGACGTCGGTCAGGCCAACGGCACCGGCGAGCCGCAGGAGATCGTCTGCGGCGCCCGCAACTTCGTCGTGGGCGACAAGGTCGTCGTGGCCCTGCCCGGCGCCGTGCTGCCCGGCGACTTCGCGATCGCCGAGCGCAAGACCTACGGCCGGATGTCGCGCGGCATGATCTGCTCCGGCGACGAGCTGGGCATGGGCGACGACGGCACGCACGGCATCATCGTGCTGCCGCCCGAGCACGAGGTCGGCACCGACGCCGTCGCGCTGCTGGAGCTCGTCGACGACGTCCTCGACATCGCCGTCACCCCCGACCGGGGCTACTGCCTGTCGATGCGCGGCATCGCCCGCGAGGCCGCCACCGCCTACGGCCTGCCGCTGCGCGACCCGGCCCTGCTGGACGTGCCCGCGCCCAACGGCTACGGCTACCCCGTCCAGGTCGCCGACCCCACCGGCTGCGACCGCTTCACCGCCCGCACGGTCACCGGTCTCGACCCCGAGGCCCGCTCCCCGATCTGGCTCCAGCGCCGCCTCCAGAAGGCCGGCATGCGCCCGGTCTCGCTGACCGTCGACGTCACCAACTACGTGATGCTCGAGCTGGGCCAGCCGCTGCACGCCTACGACCGCGCCCGTCTGGACGGGGCGATCGGGGTGCGCCGCGCCCGGGCCGGTGAGAAGCTCACCACCCTCGACGGCACCAAGCGCGTCCTGGACGCCGAGGACCTCGTCATCACCGACGAGCGCGGCCCCATCGGGCTCGCCGGCGTCATGGGCGGTGCCGAGACCGAGATCGCCGGCCCCGCCGACGGCCAGGGCTCGACCGAGGTCGTCATCGAGGCCGCGCACTTCGACCCGGTCGCCATCGCCCGGGCCGCGCGCCGCCACAAGCTGTCCTCCGAGGCGTCCAAGCGCTTCGAGCGCGGTGTCGACCCGCAGGCCGCCTCCGCGGCCGCCCAGCGGACCGTCGACCTGCTCGTGCTGCTCGCGGGCGGCACCGCCGAGGCCGGCGTCACCGAGATCGTCGCCCCCAGCGGGCCGCGCACCATCTCCCTGCACGCGAACCACCCGGACCGCGTCGCCGGCGTCGAGTACGGCCGCGAGACCGTGGTGCGCCGCCTGCAGGAGGTCGGCTGCGACGTCTACGGGCAGGACGAGCTGATCGTCACCGTGCCCAGCTGGCGTCCCGACCTCACCGACCCCAACGACCTGGCGGAAGAGGTCATCCGGCTCGAGGGCTATGAGAACCTGCCCTCGACCCTGCCCCAGCCGCCCGCCGGCCGTGGCCTGACGCGGCGCCAGCGACTGCACCGCCGGGTCGGCCGGGCGCTGGCCGGCTCGGGTTACGTCGAGGCCCTCAACTACCCCTTCCTCGGGGACTGGGCCCTGGACCACCTGGGCCTGGAGGCCGACGACCCGCGCCGCGCCACCGTGACGCTGGTCAACCCGCTCTCCGACGCCGAGCCCGCGCTGCGCACCACGCTGCTGCCGGGGCTGTTCGCCGCCCTGCGCCGCAACGACGGCCGGGGCGAGCACGACCTCGCCCTCTTCGAGACGGGCCTGGTCTTCCGCCGCAGCGGCGACGAGCCCACCCCGGTCCGGCTGCCGGTGGACCGCCGTCCCACCGACGAGGAGATCGCCGCCCTCGACGCCGCGCTGCCGCAGCAGCCTCGCCACGCCGCGGTCGTCCTCGCCGGCGCCCGTGAGCAGGCCGGCTGGTGGGGCAAGGGCCGCCCGTCCACCTGGGCGGACGCCGTCGAGGCGGGCCGCGTCGTCGCCCGTGAGGCCGGTGTCGAGCTGATCGTCCGCCAGGATCAGCAGGCGCCGTTCCACCCCGGCCGCTGCGCCGCGCTGCTCGCCGTCGTCGACGGCGAGGAGGTGCTCGTCGGCAACGCCGGTGAGCTCCACCCGCGCGTCACCAAGGCGTTCGGCCTGCCGGAGCGCACCTGCGCGATGGAGATCATCCTGGACCGCCTGGAGCGGGCCGGCACCCCGGTCGTCGAGGCGCCGCACGTGTCCGCCTTCCCGGTGGCCACCCAGGACGTCGCCCTCGTCGTGGACGCCTCGGTCGCAGCCGTCGACGTCGAGGCCGCCCTGCGGGACGGCGCGGGCGAACTGCTCGAGTCGCTGCGCCTGTTCGACGTCTTCACCGGCACCCAGCTCGGTGAGGGCAAGAAGTCGCTGGCCTACGCCCTGCGCTTCCGCGCCGACGACCGCACCCTGACCGCGGAGGAGGCCTCGGCCGCCCGTGACGCCGCGGTCGCCAAGGCCGTCGAGCGCACCGGCGCGGTGCTGCGCGGCGCGTAA
- the pheS gene encoding phenylalanine--tRNA ligase subunit alpha, protein MSAPNKSYDPVEVEALKPEEIERMRDEALAAFAAAADLDALREAKAAHMGDRSPLALANREIGALPPQAKADAGKRVGMARGAVNKALAARQAELEAERDARVLVEEAVDVTLPYDRTPAGARHPLTTLCERIEDVFVAMGYEVAEGPEVEAEWFNFDALNFEPDHPARAMQDTFFVQGEDKKAAESGVVLRTHTSPVQVRSMLDREPPVYVVCPGRVYRTDELDATHTPVFHQVELLAIDEGLTMADLKGTIEHMVRSLFGEGLTTRLRPNYFPFTEPSAELDMECYVCRGESVGDPEKACRTCSSEGWIELGGCGMVNPRVLVAAGIDPEKYSGFAFGFGIERMLMFRHNVEDMRDMVEGDVRFTRPFGMEI, encoded by the coding sequence ATGTCGGCACCCAATAAGTCGTACGACCCTGTCGAGGTCGAGGCACTGAAACCGGAAGAGATCGAGCGCATGCGGGACGAGGCGCTCGCCGCCTTCGCCGCGGCCGCCGACCTCGACGCCCTGCGCGAGGCCAAGGCCGCGCACATGGGCGACCGCTCTCCGCTCGCCCTCGCCAACCGTGAGATCGGCGCCCTGCCGCCGCAGGCCAAGGCCGACGCCGGCAAGCGCGTGGGCATGGCCCGCGGTGCCGTGAACAAGGCCCTGGCCGCCCGGCAGGCGGAGCTGGAGGCCGAGCGCGACGCCCGGGTCCTGGTCGAGGAGGCGGTGGACGTCACCCTGCCCTACGACCGCACCCCGGCCGGCGCCCGGCACCCCCTGACCACCCTCTGCGAGCGCATCGAGGACGTCTTCGTGGCCATGGGCTACGAGGTCGCCGAGGGCCCCGAGGTCGAGGCGGAGTGGTTCAACTTCGACGCCCTGAACTTCGAGCCCGACCACCCGGCCCGCGCCATGCAGGACACCTTCTTCGTCCAGGGCGAGGACAAGAAGGCCGCCGAGTCCGGCGTCGTCCTGCGCACCCACACCTCCCCGGTGCAGGTGCGTTCCATGCTCGACCGCGAGCCGCCCGTCTACGTGGTCTGCCCGGGCCGCGTCTACCGCACGGACGAGCTGGACGCCACCCACACCCCGGTCTTCCACCAGGTCGAGCTCCTCGCCATCGACGAGGGCCTGACCATGGCCGACCTCAAGGGGACCATCGAGCACATGGTGCGCTCGCTGTTCGGCGAGGGCCTCACCACGCGGCTGCGCCCGAACTACTTCCCCTTCACCGAGCCCTCCGCCGAGCTGGACATGGAGTGCTACGTCTGCCGCGGCGAGTCGGTCGGCGACCCCGAGAAGGCGTGCCGCACCTGCTCCAGCGAGGGCTGGATCGAGCTGGGCGGCTGCGGCATGGTCAACCCGCGGGTGCTGGTGGCCGCGGGCATCGACCCGGAGAAGTACAGCGGCTTCGCCTTCGGGTTCGGCATCGAGCGAATGCTGATGTTCCGCCACAACGTCGAGGACATGCGAGACATGGTCGAAGGTGACGTGCGCTTCACCCGGCCGTTCGGGATGGAGATCTGA
- a CDS encoding sensor histidine kinase, translated as MKVGTAGSMAGICPSASPGLGLHPDDLPDGLVVADAAQRVTCFNAAAARITGLRPADAVGRPLESALPLEDLDGRRWWALTDPYGGLATRSGQPERNLLLPGGRQVLVSARYVRERPGGPVVRVVVQLRGTEARRRAERSHAELIATVAHELRSPLTSVKGFTATLLAKWERFTDDQKRLMLETVDADADRVTRLIAELLDISRIDSGRLEVRRQPVDMAAAVLRHVETYVRAGLPRDRFRLEVAEELPALWADPDKVDQVLGNLLENAVRHGEGRVTIEVSPAVTKARTEGTAVTVSDEGPGIPEESMARVFTRFWRGSKRGGTGLGLYIVKGIVEAHGGTITVGRAARGGAQFRFTLPVGAPAFLTQG; from the coding sequence ATGAAGGTGGGGACGGCCGGAAGCATGGCCGGAATCTGTCCATCCGCCTCGCCCGGCCTGGGGCTGCACCCCGACGACCTGCCCGACGGCCTGGTCGTGGCCGACGCCGCCCAGCGCGTCACGTGCTTCAACGCCGCCGCGGCCCGCATCACGGGGCTGCGCCCCGCCGACGCCGTGGGGCGCCCGCTGGAGAGCGCCCTGCCGCTGGAGGACCTGGACGGCAGGCGCTGGTGGGCGCTGACCGATCCCTACGGGGGGCTCGCCACCCGCAGCGGCCAGCCCGAGCGGAACCTCCTGCTGCCCGGCGGCCGCCAGGTGCTGGTCTCCGCCCGCTACGTCCGGGAGCGGCCGGGCGGGCCCGTGGTGCGCGTCGTGGTCCAGCTGCGCGGCACCGAGGCGCGCCGCCGCGCCGAGCGCAGCCACGCCGAGCTGATCGCCACCGTCGCCCATGAGCTGCGCTCCCCGCTGACGTCCGTCAAGGGCTTCACGGCGACGCTGCTGGCCAAGTGGGAGCGGTTCACCGACGACCAGAAGCGGCTGATGCTGGAGACCGTCGACGCCGACGCCGACCGGGTCACCCGTCTGATCGCCGAGCTGCTGGACATCTCCCGGATCGACTCCGGACGGCTGGAGGTCCGCCGGCAGCCCGTCGACATGGCCGCCGCGGTCTTACGGCACGTGGAGACCTACGTCCGGGCAGGCCTGCCCCGCGACCGTTTCCGGCTCGAGGTCGCCGAGGAACTGCCCGCGCTCTGGGCGGACCCGGACAAGGTCGACCAGGTCCTCGGCAACCTCCTGGAAAACGCGGTGCGCCACGGCGAGGGACGCGTCACCATAGAGGTGTCACCGGCAGTGACGAAGGCCCGGACGGAGGGGACGGCGGTCACCGTGAGCGATGAGGGCCCCGGAATCCCCGAGGAGTCGATGGCCCGCGTCTTCACCCGCTTCTGGCGGGGCAGCAAGCGCGGCGGCACCGGCCTCGGCCTGTACATCGTCAAGGGCATCGTCGAGGCCCACGGCGGAACCATCACGGTGGGGCGGGCCGCCAGGGGCGGCGCGCAGTTCCGGTTTACCCTGCCCGTGGGCGCCCCGGCCTTCCTCACCCAGGGCTGA
- a CDS encoding TrmH family RNA methyltransferase, translating into MGTPELISPRSPRVIAARRLAKRSFRVKERRFIAEGPQAVREAIDHRSAGEPTLVELFATVEAAERHAEIVGAARAAGVRFHLATDDVIADLSQTVTPQGLVGVCRFLDSPFEEILAARPKLVAVLAHVRDPGNAGTVLRCADAAGADAVVLTDASVDLYNPKSVRASVGSLFHLPVAVGVPVEQAVRGLGDAGVRILAADGAGERDLDGELDEGTMGGPTAWVFGNEAWGLPEETRALADAVVRVPIHGKAESLNLATAAAVCLYASARAQRASGGCRSVTSS; encoded by the coding sequence ATGGGCACCCCCGAGCTGATCTCCCCGCGCTCCCCCCGCGTCATCGCCGCCCGCCGGCTGGCCAAGCGCAGTTTCCGGGTCAAGGAGCGCCGGTTCATCGCCGAGGGCCCGCAGGCCGTGCGCGAGGCGATCGACCACCGCAGCGCCGGCGAGCCGACGCTGGTGGAGCTCTTCGCCACCGTCGAGGCCGCCGAGCGGCACGCGGAGATCGTCGGTGCGGCCCGCGCCGCCGGGGTGCGCTTCCACCTGGCCACCGACGACGTGATCGCCGACCTCTCGCAGACCGTGACCCCGCAGGGCCTCGTGGGTGTCTGCCGCTTCCTCGACTCGCCCTTCGAGGAGATCCTCGCCGCCCGCCCCAAGCTGGTGGCGGTCCTCGCGCACGTACGCGACCCCGGCAACGCCGGCACGGTCCTGCGCTGCGCGGACGCCGCCGGGGCCGACGCGGTCGTGCTCACCGACGCCTCGGTGGACCTGTACAACCCCAAGTCCGTGCGCGCCTCCGTCGGCTCGCTCTTCCACCTGCCGGTCGCCGTGGGCGTCCCCGTCGAGCAGGCCGTGCGGGGCCTGGGCGACGCCGGGGTGCGCATCCTGGCCGCCGACGGCGCGGGGGAGCGGGACCTGGACGGCGAGCTCGACGAGGGCACCATGGGCGGCCCCACCGCCTGGGTCTTCGGCAACGAGGCCTGGGGCCTGCCGGAGGAGACCCGCGCCCTGGCCGACGCGGTGGTGCGGGTACCGATCCACGGCAAGGCGGAGAGCCTGAACCTCGCGACGGCCGCCGCGGTGTGCCTGTACGCCTCCGCTCGTGCGCAGCGCGCGTCCGGAGGGTGCCGCTCCGTGACCTCCAGCTAG
- the rplT gene encoding 50S ribosomal protein L20 — translation MARVKRAVNAHKKRRAILEQASGYRGQRSRLYRKAKEQVTHSLVYNYNDRKKRKGDFRQLWIQRINAAARQNGMTYNRLIQGLKAANIEVDRKILAELAVNDINAFAALVEVAQKALPADVNAPKAAA, via the coding sequence GTGGCACGCGTCAAGCGCGCAGTCAACGCGCACAAGAAGCGCCGGGCGATCCTCGAGCAGGCCAGCGGTTACCGCGGCCAGCGGTCGCGTCTGTACCGCAAGGCCAAGGAGCAGGTCACCCACTCCCTGGTCTACAACTACAACGACCGCAAGAAGCGCAAGGGCGACTTCCGTCAGCTGTGGATCCAGCGCATCAACGCCGCTGCCCGCCAGAACGGCATGACGTACAACCGCCTCATCCAGGGTCTGAAGGCCGCCAACATCGAGGTGGACCGCAAGATCCTGGCCGAGCTCGCGGTCAACGACATCAACGCGTTCGCCGCGCTCGTCGAGGTCGCGCAGAAGGCGCTGCCGGCCGACGTCAACGCCCCGAAGGCCGCCGCCTGA
- the rpmI gene encoding 50S ribosomal protein L35, whose translation MPKNKTHSGAKKRFKVTGSGKVLRERAGKRHLLEHKSSRLTRRLTGNAEMAPADAAKIKKLLGK comes from the coding sequence ATGCCGAAGAACAAGACGCACAGCGGTGCCAAGAAGCGCTTCAAGGTCACCGGCTCCGGCAAGGTGCTGCGTGAGCGCGCTGGCAAGCGCCACCTGCTCGAGCACAAGTCGTCCCGCCTGACGCGTCGCCTCACCGGCAACGCCGAGATGGCCCCGGCCGACGCCGCGAAGATCAAGAAGCTTCTCGGCAAGTGA
- the infC gene encoding translation initiation factor IF-3: MAAREGVTWCYRGGPISAEPRINDRIRVPEVRLVGPSGEQVGIVPLAKALELAQEYDLDLVEVAANARPPVCKLMDYGKFKYESAMKAREARKNQAHTVIKEMKLRPKIDPHDYDTKKGHVVRFLKQGDKVKITIMFRGREQSRPELGYRLLQRLAEDVQELGFVESNPKQDGRNMIMVLGPHKKKTEAMAEAREAQAARKAERQGGSSADAAEEPAEA, encoded by the coding sequence GTGGCCGCCCGCGAGGGCGTCACGTGGTGCTACCGAGGAGGCCCCATCAGCGCCGAGCCCCGCATCAACGACCGGATCCGCGTCCCCGAGGTGCGACTTGTCGGTCCCAGTGGCGAGCAGGTCGGCATCGTGCCGCTTGCCAAGGCCCTGGAGCTTGCGCAGGAGTACGACCTCGACCTGGTCGAGGTGGCGGCGAACGCACGCCCGCCGGTCTGCAAGCTCATGGACTACGGGAAGTTCAAGTACGAGTCGGCCATGAAGGCCCGTGAGGCGCGCAAGAACCAGGCGCACACGGTCATCAAGGAGATGAAGCTCCGGCCGAAGATCGACCCGCACGACTATGACACCAAGAAGGGTCACGTCGTCCGGTTCCTCAAGCAGGGCGACAAGGTCAAGATCACGATCATGTTCCGTGGTCGCGAGCAGTCCCGGCCCGAGCTGGGCTACCGACTGCTGCAGCGGCTCGCGGAGGATGTCCAGGAGCTGGGTTTCGTGGAGTCGAACCCCAAGCAGGACGGCCGCAACATGATCATGGTTCTCGGTCCGCACAAGAAGAAGACCGAGGCGATGGCCGAGGCCCGCGAGGCGCAGGCCGCCCGCAAGGCGGAGCGCCAGGGCGGGTCCAGCGCGGACGCCGCCGAGGAGCCCGCAGAGGCGTGA
- a CDS encoding DUF1844 domain-containing protein — translation MSDATPSNDSSADTPGEGTPDFDTMTRDIADVPAVEVITTVAVHLMSAAAVNLGLAEEGEQHKDLDEARKLITALAGLVTASATEVSNFHAAPLRDGLKSLQLAFREASVVPDEPGQGPGEKFTGPVYG, via the coding sequence ATGAGCGACGCGACCCCCAGCAACGACTCCTCCGCCGACACCCCCGGCGAGGGCACCCCCGACTTCGACACCATGACCCGCGACATCGCGGACGTCCCGGCGGTCGAGGTGATCACCACGGTCGCGGTGCACCTGATGAGCGCGGCGGCGGTCAACCTGGGCCTCGCCGAGGAGGGCGAGCAGCACAAGGACCTGGACGAGGCCCGCAAGCTGATCACCGCCCTGGCCGGGCTGGTGACCGCGAGCGCCACCGAGGTCAGCAACTTCCACGCGGCCCCGCTGCGCGACGGCCTGAAGTCCCTCCAGCTGGCCTTCCGCGAGGCGTCCGTCGTGCCGGACGAGCCGGGCCAGGGGCCGGGCGAGAAGTTCACGGGGCCCGTGTACGGCTGA